One window from the genome of Cryptomeria japonica chromosome 6, Sugi_1.0, whole genome shotgun sequence encodes:
- the LOC131062594 gene encoding vacuolar protein sorting-associated protein 55 homolog, whose protein sequence is MFSASILLQILACVLYANWWPMLSALMYVLVPMPCLFFGGGSTAFLSSRDGGGWVDAAKFLTGASAVGSIAIPAILKHANLIESGAMFIEFTSFFILVCTVLCYHRASLEDSWDY, encoded by the exons ATGTTTTCTGCAAGCATTCTCTTGCAAATCCTG GCATGTGTTCTATATGCCAATTGGTGGCCAATGTTATCAG CATTGATGTATGTGTTGGTACCAATGCCGTGCTTATTTTTTGGAGGTGGTTCAACTGCATTCTTGAGTTCTAGGGATGGCGGAGG GTGGGTAGATGCTGCAAAGTTTTTGACCGGGGCTTCTGCTGTAGGGAGCATTGCCATCCCAGCTATTCTGAAACATGCAAACCTTATTGAGTCGGGGGCAATGTTCATTGAATTTACATCCTTTTTTATCCTGGTTTGTACAGTATTATGCTATCATCGTGCAAGCTTGGAAGACAGTTGGGATTACTAG